Below is a window of Diaminobutyricibacter sp. McL0608 DNA.
GCTGAGGGCCCGGCACCGGTCCAGGCGGCCGTCCTGAGCGGAGACAGGAAGCCGTGTGCCCCAGAACGGTGTTGAGAGGTCGGATGCGCGCAGTCGAGACTCCGGCACGTCGGCCGATAGCGCCTCGGATACTGAGAATGCGCGATCCTGCAACCCGGGAGGGAGAGCGTTTCGACGGGGCATCCGTCCATGGTCACGCATCGTGACGTCGTGCGTCATTTGCTGTCCACAGCCCAGGTCGGTGCGCGACACAGGTGTCAGGTTCCGTTAGTTGCGGGATGCTGCCACTAGCGGAAGTTGGCCCCTGTGATGTTTGGGAACCGGCAGACGCTATTCGGGGTCGGAGATGTCGGCGACGGTTGCGTCGAAGGATGCGATGAGAGCGTCCGCGTCGACGAAGAGGGAGTAGCCGTGGGCGCCCGCGCCCATCGCGACCTCGTGACCGGCGATCGAGCTGTCGGCGTAGACGGGCCACGGGTTGGTGCTTCCGAACGGCGTGATGGTGCCGCGCTCGTAGCCGGTCGCCTCGAGCGCCACGGCCGCATCCGGCAGCTGCAGTTTGTTCACGCCGACCAGCGCGCGCAGTTTGGGCCAGGAGATCTTGCGGCCGCCGGGTACCAGCGCGAACAGGAAGGTGCCGTCGCTGCGTTTGACGACGAGCGTCTTGACGATTCCTGACGGCGGGAGACCGAGCAGCGCAGCCGCCTCCTCGAGACTTCGGGCGGCGGGGCGCTCCGTGATCCGGATGGGGACCCCGCGAGCGGCCGCATCTGCTTCGGCTCGCGCCCGGCCGGTGACGACCGGTTCGTTCGATCCATCCACAGCCTGAACGTCCTGAGTCATTTCCGCAGCCGCTTTCTGGGACAATTGGATGAGATGTCTTCCACAGCAACGATAAGCCCCGCACCCCAGCTGACCATCGGTCCGCTGGCCCTTGACGTGCCCGTGGTCCTGGCTCCGATGGCGGGAATCACGAACACAGCCTTCCGCCGCCTCTGCCGTGAGTTCGGCGCGGGTCTCTACGTCAGCGAGATGATCACTTCGCGTGCCCTCGTCGAGCGCACCCCGGAGTCGATGCGTCTGATCACGCATCACGAGTCCGAGACGCCCCGGTCGATCCAGCTCTACGGGGTCGATCCCAAGACCGTTGCCGAGGCCGTCACCATGCTCGTGGCCGAAGATCGCGCCGACCACATCGATCTCAATTTCGGCTGCCCGGTTCCGAAAGTGACGCGCAAGGGGGGTGGTGCAGCGCTTCCGTGGAAGCTTGGATTGTTCCGCGAGATCGTCGAGGGGGCGGTTCGAGCCGCCGGGCCGATTCCTCTGACGGTGAAGATGCGCAAGGGCATCGACAGCGACCATCTGACCTACCTCGAAGCCGCCAGGGCCGCGGAGGGCGCGGGGGTCGCCTCCATCGCGTTGCACGCGCGGACCGCTGCCGAGTTCTACTCGGGTCACGCGGACTGGTCGGCGATTGCCAAGCTGAAAGACACGATCACCGGCACCCCGGTGCTCGGCAACGGCGACATCTGGTCGTCGGCGGATGCGATCCGCATGGTCGACGAGACAGGGTGCGACGGCGTCGTGGTCGGCCGCGGCTGCCTCGGTCGTCCATGGCTGTTCGGTGACCTGGCAGCGGCGTTCCGCGCCCGTTCGGGCGAGCTCGACCCGGAGGTCGCCGCAGCGATCCAGGCACACCCCACGCTCGGTCAGGTTGCGGCCACGTTCCGACGGCACGCAGAACTGCTCGTCGAGTTCTTCGACAGCGAAGAGCGGGGGTGCCGCGACATCCGCAAGCATGTCGCCTGGTACTTCAAGGGATATCCCGTCGGGGGAGACCTTCGTGCGAGCCTTGCCACAGTGGACACACTGCAGCATCTCGACGACCTACTCGCGACGCTCGATTGGGATCAGCCATACCCGGGAGAGGGTGCCGAAGGTCCGCGCGGTCGTGCCGGCACGCCGAAGAACCCGTCGCTTCCCGACGGTTGGCTGGCCAGCCGTGAGCTCGACGGCTACCAGAAGGTCGAACTCGCCGAAGCCGAACTGAACAACAGTGGGGGGTAGCCGGTGATCGAGACTCGCCAAGCCGAGCCCGGATCGCCGGCCTATGCGCCGGAGGACCGCGAGCGCTGGCTTCCCGAGCAGCATTCCAGCCGCCGAAGCGACTTCGCGCGCGACCGCGCCCGTCTCCTGCATTCCTCTGCGCTGAGGCGTCTCGCCGCGAAGACCCAGGTTCTCAGTCCGACTGCCGGACTCGACTTCGCGCGCAATCGGCTCACGCACTCGCTCGAGGTCGCCCAGGTCGGGCGCGAACTCGCGACGAGTCTCGATCTCGATCCGGACATCGTCGACACGGCCTGCCTCGCCCACGACATCGGACATCCGCCATTCGGTCACAACGGCGAACGGGCGCTCAACCACTGGGCCGCCGACATCGGAGGGTTCGAAGGCAACGCCCAGACCCTGCGGCTTCTCACCAGGCTCGAACCGAAGGTGTTCGGGCCAGACGGCCGGGCGTACGGACTCAACCTGACGCGCGCGAGCCTCGACGCCAGCTGCAAATACCCGTGGCCGGCCTCATCCTCGGTCGCCGACCCGAGCGGTCGCGCGAAGTTCGGCTTCTACCCGGACGATCGACCCGCCTTCGAATGGTTGCGTGGCAGCGCGCCCGACCGGGTCCGCTGCATCGAGGCGCAGGTCATGGACCTGTCCGACGACATCGCCTACTCCGTGCACGATTTCGAAGACGCGGTCGTCAACGGGTACATCGATGTCCAGGCGCTCGGTCGTCGGGTTGACCACGACGAACTCGTCGCGTCGATGTACGAGTGGATCGGTGGCGAGTTCAGCCATGACCAACTGATCGCTGCCTTCGACCGCCTCGACACCCTCGATGTGTGGCTCGACGGCTGGGACTCCAGCCGCCGGGCACAGGCACGACTGAAGAACCTGACCAGTCAGTTGATCGGACGATTCGCCGGTGCGGCGACGCGAGCCACGCGCGAAGCAGCTTCGAGCCAAAGCCTCATCCGGTTCGGTGCCGACGTCGTCGTTCCACCGGCGATCCAGGCCGAGATCGCCGTGCTGAAAGGCATCGTCGCCACATTCGTCATGTCGCGGAACACACGCCAGCCCATCTACGCCCAGCAGCGCCAGGTTCTCTCGACGCTTGCCGACGTCCTGCTCGCCAGCGGCCCGCGCGAACTCGACCCGGGATTCGCAGAAGACTGGAACACTGCACCAGATGACCAAGCGCGCAAGCGTGTCGTCGTCGATCAGGTCGCGAGCCTCACGGACCAGTCCGCGCTTGCATGGTACGAACGGCTGGTGCAGCATTAGCGCGCAGCCTGCGAGCTGTGGGCCTTGTGCCTCAGGGCACTGTGCTGGATGCTGAGAAACACGGCCAACGGGAGGAAACGATGAGCGCGCCACAACCGCCGACGAATGGCGACGAGCCCACCACGGGCGCGGAAGCCACGGACGGCAGCGCGTCGACGCCGACCGGGACTCCCGCACCGAAACCGGCCCGTACGCCCGCGAAGGCCGCCCCTCGAAAGGCCGCACCGCGAAAGACGACGACAGGCACGGCCGCCACCCGAAAGGTGAGTGGCACCGCGGAAACCGCCCCAGCTGCGGAGACCGCCGCAGCCGCGGAGACCGCCGAGACGCAAGTGCTTCCGGCCGCCGACGAGACAGAAGTGTTGTCCGTCGGTGTCCCGGTCACGGCGGCCCCAGTCGTGCCGTCAGCCACGCCGACATCGACCACCCCATCGGAACCGTCCGTGCCAGAAACCGTTGCACCGCCGATCGCTGAGCCTGCGCCACCCGCTCCGCCGGAGGGCAGGGTTCCGCCGGCTCCGGCGCCATCCGATCAGCCCAACCCCACAGAGCCGCCCGTTTCGCACCAGGCGGCGCCACCGGCGCGCACGATCACCGAAGTGTTCGCCGACCGTCTCGACAACGACGGATTCTTCACGGCACTCTTCGACTTCACCTTCATGCGGTACGTCACGCGCAAGCTGGCGGGACCGGTCTACGTCGTCGGCCTGGTCCTGATCGGGTTGAGCACCATCCTCGCGCTCATCTACTGGCTCGGCCAGGCGATCGCGACCCAGTCCTTCCTCGGCGCATTCGTCTTCCTCTTCGGTCTGATCATCACCGTGGTGGGAAGCGCGCTCGCCATCCTGCTGCTCCGCGTCGCGATCGAAGTCTTCGTCGCCATCGTCGCGATCGCCGAGAACACCCGGCCGCGACGGAAGCAGGGGCCCTGAGCACACCATCCGCGCGGCCCGCCATGTCGGCCCGCTCAGTAGAATCACACTATGGCCGGCCGAATTCGACAGAGTGACATCGAAGAGGTCAAAGCCCGCACCAACATCGCCGACATCGTGGGCGACTACGTCAGCCTCCGCCCGGCCGGTGTCGGCTCACTCAAAGGCCTCTGCCCGTTCCACGACGAGCGAAGCCCCAGTTTCCACGTGCGACCCCAGGTCGGCATGTACCACTGCTTCGGCTGCGGCGAAAGCGGCGACGTGTACTCCTTCCTCCAGAAGATGGACCATGTCAGCTTCACCGAAGCCGTCGAACGACTCGCCGGTCGGGTCGGCCTCACGCTTCACTACGAAGACGGGGGAGCCGCACCCGAACAGGGCAACCGCGCGCGCATCCTCGCGGCCAATACTGCTGCCGAAGAGTTCTTCATCGAGAAACTCGCGGCGCCAGAAGCGGATGTGGGCCGACGGTTCCTCGGCGAACGCGGATTCGACGCCGCAGCCGCCGCACATTTCGGCATCGGCTTCGCGCCGAAGAGCTGGGACGAGCTCACGAAACACCTGCGCGGGCGTGGCTTCAGCCAAGACGAGCTGGCGGCCGCCGGCCTCGTCTCCGCCGGCGACAGGGGCGTGTACGACCGGTTCCGCGGCCGTCTCGTCTGGCCCATCCGCGACGTCACCGGCCAGACCATCGGGTTCGGGGCACGCAGACTCCTCGACGACGACAACGGCCCGAAATACCTGAACACCCCGGAGACTCCCGTCTACCACAAGGCGCAGGTGCTCTACGGCCTCGACCTCGCCAAACGCGAGATAGCGCGCAGCAGGCAGGTCGTCGTCGTCGAGGGGTACACCGATGTCATGGCCTGCCATCTCGCGGGCATCACGACCGCCGTCGCGACCTGCGGCACTTCATTCGGTGTGGACCACATCAAAGTGCTGCGCCGCGTCCTCGGAGACGATTCCGGGCTGGGCGAGGTCGTCTTCACATTCGACCCGGATGCCGCCGGACAGAAGGCCGCGATGCGCGCCTTCAGCGAAGAGCAGCGCTTCGCCGCGCAGACATTCGTCGCCGTCGGTCCCGATGGGCTCGACCCGTGCGACCTGCGCCTCGCGAAAGGCGACGACGCCGTTCGGCGCATGATCGACTCCAAGAAGCCGATGTTCGAGTTCATGATCAAGCAGGTGCTGACGCAGTACAACCTGGACACGGTCGAAGGTCGGGTCGCAGCGTTGCGGGCGGCCGCGCCCGTCGTCTCGGACATCCGTGACCCCTCACTGAAGCCGGGCTACACTCGCGAACTCGCACGGATGCTCGGAATGGAGCTCTCCGAGGTCTCGCGGGCCGTGGCGTCTGCTCGTTCGAGCAGCGCGCCGACGGGAGCGCAATCGAGCGCCGGCGGGCAGCCTGCACAATCGAGCGCACAGCGCGGAGGGGCGGATGCGCGCTCCGCAGCGACCGCCCAAACCCCGGCGATCGACGGTCCGTCCCTCGTCTCGCTCCCGACCGACCACGCCACCCGGCTTGAGCGCGACGCACTGATGGCGATGCTCCAGTATCCATCGATGGTGGGGATCGACCTGACCCGCCGGGCCACCCAGACGGCCTTCGCGAATCAGAGCCTCGCTGTCGTACGCGACGGCATCGCGACCACACTTGATTCCTTCGATTCACCCGACTGGCTCGCCCGGATCGCCCAGGAAGTGCCCGCGCCGTTCTCGACGCTGGTGACCGAACTGGGTGTCGCACCCATCCCGGAGCGCTCAGAAAAGGAGCTCTCCGCGTACGTGCGCGGCGTCACGAGCTCGCTGGTCGAACGCGATCTGCTCCGCCGCAAAGCAGACCTGCTCGGCCGGCTTCAGCGCGCCGATCCCGAACAGCGCGAGGCCTACACAGCACTCCAGCGCGAGCTTGTCCAGATCGAAGCGGACAGGCGCAAGCTGCGCGACGAATAATTGCGTCAACGTAAAGATCTCGCTACGAATCGCCGAAACGGTTCAAACCCACGCTGATTCTGTGTTATCAAGAATCAACGCAGTCCGGCGGTGCGCACAGCGCTGCCCACCGGACTGGCTGACCCCACACCAGGAAGAGGTAAACGGATATGACATCCGCCCACACGAGCGGCAGACGCATTCTGGCCGTCACCGCGGCATTCGCTGCGACGGCCATCGTGCTCGCAGGTTGCTCCGGAAACGCGAACAACTCGAGCTCTGGAAGCTCTGGCACGCTCACCGTCGGCACGACCGACAAGATCACCTCGATCGACCCCGCCGGCTCGTACGACAACGGCTCGTTCGCAGTGATGAACCAGGTCTACCCGTTCCTCATGAACTCGCCGTACGGCACCTCCGACGTGAAGCCGGACATCGCCGCCTCAGCCGAGTTCACGTCGCCGACCGAGTACACCGTAAAGCTGAAGCCGGGCCTCAAGTTCGCCAACGGCCACGACCTCACCTCGTCCGACGTCAAGTTCTCGTTCGACCGCCAGACCAAGATCAACAGCCCGGTCGGCCCCGCCTACCTGCTCGCGAACCTGGCCTCGACCGACGCTCCCGACCCGACCACGGTCGTGTTCCACCTGAAGGTGCCGAACGACCAGACCTTCGCCCAGGTGCTGTCGAGCCCGGCGGGCCCGATCGTCGACGAGCAGGTATTCTCGCCTGACAAGGTCACGTCGGACAACGACATCGTCAAGGGCGATCCCTTCGCCGGTCAGTACACGATCACGAGCTACAACTTCAACAGCCTCGTCGCTTACAAGGCGAACCCTGACTATCAGGGCCTGCTCGGCAAGCCGGCGACCGCCAAGGTCGACGTCAAGTACTACACCGACCCGTCGAACATGAAGCTCGACATCCAGAAGGGCGACATCGACGTCGCGTACCGCAGCCTGTCCGCGACGGACATCGCGAACCTGCGTACCGACAAGAACGTCAAGGTGGTCGACGGCCCCGGTGGAGAGATCCGCTACATCGTCTTCAACTTCAACACGATGCCGTATGGTGCCACGACAGCGCAGGCCGACCCGAAGAAGGCTCTGGCCATCCGCCAGGCTGCGGCCGACCTCGTCGACCGTGCAGCGATCGCGAAGCAGGTCTACAAGGACACGTACACCCCGTTGTACTCGTACGTTCCGTCCGGGCTGACCGGCGCGACGACCGTACTGAAGGACCTCTACGGTGACGGCAACGGAGGACCGAGCCTCGACAAGGCGAAGGCCGCGCTGCAGGCTGCAGGCGTCACTACGCCGGTCACGCTGAACATCCAGTACACGCCGTCCCACTACGGCCCCTCGTCGTCCGACGAGTACGCCATGATCAAGGACCAGCTCTCGCAGGGTGGCCTGTTCAACGTGAACATCCAGTCGACCGAGTACGTCCAGTACAACAAGGACCGCGTCAAGGACACCTACCCCGAGTACCAGCTCGGTTGGTTCCCTGACTACTCCGACGCAGACAACTACCTGACGCCGTTCTTCTCGAAGGACAACTTCCTGGTGAACCACTACAGCAACAGCGAAGTTCAGGACCTGATCACCAAGCAGGTCGGAACGACCGACAAGGCCGCCCGCACTCAGCTGATCGAGCAGATCCAGGCCAAGGTCGCTGCGGATCTGTCGACGCTTCCGCTGCTGCAGGGCGCGCAGGTCGCGGTCACGGGCAAGGACGTGAACGGCACCCAGAAGACCCTGGACGGCTCGTTCAAGTTCCGCTACGGCGCGATGTCGAAGGGCTGACGCCCACCGGCTAGAATCGCCTGACGAAGCTGGGGGCGGCTCGCGTGAGCGAGTCGCCCCTTCGCTTTCGGTTCCTTCACGATTGGTTAACATGACAGCGACTGTCACCGGCCCCGCGTCGCCCGCGGCGGCCGCCCCCACTCCTACAAAGAGATCGCGAGGATCGGGAGGTGGTCTGGGGCGTTACATCGCCATCCGAGCCGTCCTGATCATTCCCACCATCTTCATCCTGGTCACAGTGGTGTTCTTCATCATGCGTGCGACCGGCGACCCGATCACCGCAGCGTTGGGCGGCAAGCTCACCCCTACGCAGCTGGCCGCGCGCATCCATCAGGCCGGTTACGACCGCCCCCTGATCATCCAGTATTTCGAGTACATCGGTCACGTCTTCACCGGTAACTTCGGCACGACCCTGAGCGACAACCAGCCGGTTATCCACGTCCTGCTGACCTACGGTGCTGCCACCCTCGAGCTCGCCTTCTACGCGCTCATCGTGGCGTTCATCGTCGGTATCCCGCTCGGGATGGTCGCGGCGTACTACCGCGACAAGGGTCGGGATGCGTCACTGCGGATCTTCGCGATCCTCTGCTATGCGACTCCGGTCTTCTTCGCCGGCCTCATGCTGAAACTGATCTTCTCGATCTGGCTGAACTGGCTGCCGGTCGCGGGCCGCGCCTCCACCAGCTCGGAACTCGAGATGCAGACGCTCCCGAACAAGACGGGCATCTACCTCATCGACTCGTTCCTGACCGGCGACCCGTCCGTCACCAGTGATGTGCTCCTGCACGCCATACTGCCGGCGGTCACGCTCGGTCTGCTGACGGCCGGGGTGTTCCTCCGCCTCGTGCGTACGAACGTCATCGGGACGCTCTCCACCGACTACGTCGATGCGGCCCGCTCGCGCGGGGTCAGTGAGTACCGGCTCGTCCGGCGACACGCGTACAAGCCGGCACTCATCCCGATCATCACGGTCATCGGCCTGCAGATCGCGATCCTGCTGAGCGGCGCGGTGCTGACCGAGACGACCTTCGAATGGAAGGGTCTGGGTTTCCAGCTCGTCCAGTACCTGCAGTCCCGCGACTACGTGGCTGTGCAGGGCATGGTCGCCCTTCTCGCCGTGATCGTCGCCTTGACGAACTTCATCGTCGACGTCATCGCGGCCATCATCGACCCGAGAGTGAGGTACTGACATGTCGGACCAGGCAACACAGCCCGACACAGCAGCCACCACTGCGCCTGCGCCCAAGCGCAGCCTCCTCGACCGCATCCCGGTCATCCACCAGTTCCGGCAGAGCGTCGGCCTGCAGCGCGGCATGCTGGTCGCCGGT
It encodes the following:
- a CDS encoding aminoacyl-tRNA deacylase → MTQDVQAVDGSNEPVVTGRARAEADAAARGVPIRITERPAARSLEEAAALLGLPPSGIVKTLVVKRSDGTFLFALVPGGRKISWPKLRALVGVNKLQLPDAAVALEATGYERGTITPFGSTNPWPVYADSSIAGHEVAMGAGAHGYSLFVDADALIASFDATVADISDPE
- the dusB gene encoding tRNA dihydrouridine synthase DusB; the encoded protein is MSSTATISPAPQLTIGPLALDVPVVLAPMAGITNTAFRRLCREFGAGLYVSEMITSRALVERTPESMRLITHHESETPRSIQLYGVDPKTVAEAVTMLVAEDRADHIDLNFGCPVPKVTRKGGGAALPWKLGLFREIVEGAVRAAGPIPLTVKMRKGIDSDHLTYLEAARAAEGAGVASIALHARTAAEFYSGHADWSAIAKLKDTITGTPVLGNGDIWSSADAIRMVDETGCDGVVVGRGCLGRPWLFGDLAAAFRARSGELDPEVAAAIQAHPTLGQVAATFRRHAELLVEFFDSEERGCRDIRKHVAWYFKGYPVGGDLRASLATVDTLQHLDDLLATLDWDQPYPGEGAEGPRGRAGTPKNPSLPDGWLASRELDGYQKVELAEAELNNSGG
- a CDS encoding deoxyguanosinetriphosphate triphosphohydrolase — encoded protein: MIETRQAEPGSPAYAPEDRERWLPEQHSSRRSDFARDRARLLHSSALRRLAAKTQVLSPTAGLDFARNRLTHSLEVAQVGRELATSLDLDPDIVDTACLAHDIGHPPFGHNGERALNHWAADIGGFEGNAQTLRLLTRLEPKVFGPDGRAYGLNLTRASLDASCKYPWPASSSVADPSGRAKFGFYPDDRPAFEWLRGSAPDRVRCIEAQVMDLSDDIAYSVHDFEDAVVNGYIDVQALGRRVDHDELVASMYEWIGGEFSHDQLIAAFDRLDTLDVWLDGWDSSRRAQARLKNLTSQLIGRFAGAATRATREAASSQSLIRFGADVVVPPAIQAEIAVLKGIVATFVMSRNTRQPIYAQQRQVLSTLADVLLASGPRELDPGFAEDWNTAPDDQARKRVVVDQVASLTDQSALAWYERLVQH
- a CDS encoding DUF4282 domain-containing protein is translated as MSAPQPPTNGDEPTTGAEATDGSASTPTGTPAPKPARTPAKAAPRKAAPRKTTTGTAATRKVSGTAETAPAAETAAAAETAETQVLPAADETEVLSVGVPVTAAPVVPSATPTSTTPSEPSVPETVAPPIAEPAPPAPPEGRVPPAPAPSDQPNPTEPPVSHQAAPPARTITEVFADRLDNDGFFTALFDFTFMRYVTRKLAGPVYVVGLVLIGLSTILALIYWLGQAIATQSFLGAFVFLFGLIITVVGSALAILLLRVAIEVFVAIVAIAENTRPRRKQGP
- the dnaG gene encoding DNA primase, with translation MAGRIRQSDIEEVKARTNIADIVGDYVSLRPAGVGSLKGLCPFHDERSPSFHVRPQVGMYHCFGCGESGDVYSFLQKMDHVSFTEAVERLAGRVGLTLHYEDGGAAPEQGNRARILAANTAAEEFFIEKLAAPEADVGRRFLGERGFDAAAAAHFGIGFAPKSWDELTKHLRGRGFSQDELAAAGLVSAGDRGVYDRFRGRLVWPIRDVTGQTIGFGARRLLDDDNGPKYLNTPETPVYHKAQVLYGLDLAKREIARSRQVVVVEGYTDVMACHLAGITTAVATCGTSFGVDHIKVLRRVLGDDSGLGEVVFTFDPDAAGQKAAMRAFSEEQRFAAQTFVAVGPDGLDPCDLRLAKGDDAVRRMIDSKKPMFEFMIKQVLTQYNLDTVEGRVAALRAAAPVVSDIRDPSLKPGYTRELARMLGMELSEVSRAVASARSSSAPTGAQSSAGGQPAQSSAQRGGADARSAATAQTPAIDGPSLVSLPTDHATRLERDALMAMLQYPSMVGIDLTRRATQTAFANQSLAVVRDGIATTLDSFDSPDWLARIAQEVPAPFSTLVTELGVAPIPERSEKELSAYVRGVTSSLVERDLLRRKADLLGRLQRADPEQREAYTALQRELVQIEADRRKLRDE
- a CDS encoding ABC transporter substrate-binding protein → MTSAHTSGRRILAVTAAFAATAIVLAGCSGNANNSSSGSSGTLTVGTTDKITSIDPAGSYDNGSFAVMNQVYPFLMNSPYGTSDVKPDIAASAEFTSPTEYTVKLKPGLKFANGHDLTSSDVKFSFDRQTKINSPVGPAYLLANLASTDAPDPTTVVFHLKVPNDQTFAQVLSSPAGPIVDEQVFSPDKVTSDNDIVKGDPFAGQYTITSYNFNSLVAYKANPDYQGLLGKPATAKVDVKYYTDPSNMKLDIQKGDIDVAYRSLSATDIANLRTDKNVKVVDGPGGEIRYIVFNFNTMPYGATTAQADPKKALAIRQAAADLVDRAAIAKQVYKDTYTPLYSYVPSGLTGATTVLKDLYGDGNGGPSLDKAKAALQAAGVTTPVTLNIQYTPSHYGPSSSDEYAMIKDQLSQGGLFNVNIQSTEYVQYNKDRVKDTYPEYQLGWFPDYSDADNYLTPFFSKDNFLVNHYSNSEVQDLITKQVGTTDKAARTQLIEQIQAKVAADLSTLPLLQGAQVAVTGKDVNGTQKTLDGSFKFRYGAMSKG
- a CDS encoding ABC transporter permease, whose translation is MTATVTGPASPAAAAPTPTKRSRGSGGGLGRYIAIRAVLIIPTIFILVTVVFFIMRATGDPITAALGGKLTPTQLAARIHQAGYDRPLIIQYFEYIGHVFTGNFGTTLSDNQPVIHVLLTYGAATLELAFYALIVAFIVGIPLGMVAAYYRDKGRDASLRIFAILCYATPVFFAGLMLKLIFSIWLNWLPVAGRASTSSELEMQTLPNKTGIYLIDSFLTGDPSVTSDVLLHAILPAVTLGLLTAGVFLRLVRTNVIGTLSTDYVDAARSRGVSEYRLVRRHAYKPALIPIITVIGLQIAILLSGAVLTETTFEWKGLGFQLVQYLQSRDYVAVQGMVALLAVIVALTNFIVDVIAAIIDPRVRY